One segment of Burkholderia multivorans ATCC BAA-247 DNA contains the following:
- a CDS encoding phage tail protein, with translation MMMALGLFVFSLSTLPYQELKRRRGWRYASNNRVGRKPARQYVGEVDETIVLSGVLLPELTGGDLSLSVLEAMAEQHTAWPLIEGTGHIYGMFTIDDIDTARTLFFPDGAARRIDFTVALTRNDDINMLGIVTDAIKEAISL, from the coding sequence ATGATGATGGCGCTCGGGCTGTTCGTGTTCAGCCTGTCGACGCTGCCCTACCAGGAGTTGAAGCGCCGGCGCGGCTGGCGCTACGCGAGCAACAACCGTGTCGGCCGGAAGCCGGCGCGGCAGTACGTCGGCGAAGTTGACGAAACGATCGTCCTCTCCGGCGTGCTGCTGCCCGAACTGACCGGCGGCGATCTGTCGCTGTCGGTGCTCGAGGCGATGGCCGAGCAACACACCGCGTGGCCGCTGATCGAGGGCACCGGCCACATCTACGGCATGTTCACGATCGACGACATCGATACGGCGCGCACGCTGTTCTTCCCGGATGGCGCGGCGCGCCGCATCGACTTCACGGTGGCGCTCACGCGCAACGACGACATCAACATGCTGGGAATTGTCACCGATGCGATCAAGGAGGCGATCTCGCTATGA
- a CDS encoding phage late control D family protein, which translates to MNLADLPGAELMQKTALADDRVPRAIYSITLAGKDITHKFDGRLISMTLQDNRGFEADQLDISLDDSDGALEIPSRGVRLKVAIGWAGAANGLVDKGEFVVDEVRHTGTPDVLTIRARSVDLRAGLSIKKERSWHRQTVGAIVRAIASQNKVEARVSRALDGQLVDHIDQTAESDANLLTRLAKMFDAIATVKNGKLLFIKAGEATTASGKPLPPVTITRDVGDRHEFGVADRDAYSGVQAFYLNTRTAKKQSTTVKRRRRRTTKKKPIDKSGDVLFGTAENVKVLRHTYANKSNATRAAKAEWEKLQRGVAEFSIVLALGRPELMTELPVTVRGYKRVIDDCKWIVARVTHTLDGNGGFTSDLDLEVKATEVPEFDTSDGA; encoded by the coding sequence ATGAACCTGGCCGACTTGCCGGGCGCCGAGTTGATGCAGAAAACCGCGCTGGCCGACGATCGCGTGCCGCGCGCGATCTACTCGATCACGCTGGCCGGCAAGGACATTACGCACAAGTTCGACGGTCGGCTGATCTCGATGACGCTGCAGGACAACCGCGGCTTCGAGGCCGACCAACTCGACATCAGCCTGGACGACTCGGACGGCGCGCTGGAGATCCCGAGCCGCGGCGTGAGACTGAAGGTGGCGATCGGCTGGGCCGGCGCTGCGAACGGGCTCGTCGATAAAGGCGAGTTCGTTGTCGACGAGGTGCGGCACACCGGCACACCAGATGTGCTCACCATTCGCGCGCGCAGCGTCGATCTGCGCGCGGGCCTCTCTATCAAGAAGGAGCGGTCCTGGCACCGGCAAACGGTCGGCGCGATCGTGCGCGCGATCGCGAGCCAGAACAAGGTAGAGGCGCGTGTCAGCCGTGCGCTCGACGGCCAGCTCGTCGACCATATCGACCAGACTGCCGAATCGGACGCCAATTTGCTCACGCGCTTGGCCAAAATGTTCGACGCAATCGCAACCGTGAAGAACGGGAAGCTACTGTTCATCAAGGCTGGCGAAGCGACCACGGCGAGCGGCAAGCCGTTGCCGCCCGTCACAATCACCCGCGACGTCGGCGACCGCCACGAGTTCGGTGTCGCCGATCGCGACGCGTATTCCGGCGTGCAGGCGTTCTACCTGAACACGCGCACCGCAAAGAAGCAGTCGACCACCGTCAAGCGGCGCCGGCGGCGCACCACGAAGAAGAAGCCAATCGACAAGAGCGGCGACGTGCTGTTCGGCACGGCCGAGAACGTGAAGGTGTTGCGGCACACATACGCGAACAAGAGCAACGCGACGCGCGCGGCGAAGGCGGAATGGGAGAAACTGCAGCGCGGCGTTGCGGAATTCAGCATCGTGCTCGCGCTTGGGCGACCCGAGCTGATGACCGAGCTGCCTGTAACCGTGCGCGGTTACAAACGGGTCATCGACGACTGCAAGTGGATCGTCGCGCGTGTTACACATACGCTCGACGGTAACGGCGGATTTACATCGGACCTCGATCTGGAGGTCAAGGCGACCGAGGTGCCGGAATTCGACACCTCGGATGGAGCGTGA
- a CDS encoding helix-turn-helix domain-containing protein, translating into MNPSTRPTQFNWNLLRAFAEIARYRSITEAAHALGVQRPTVSQKITELEKILGLSLMERRSGSDGFRLTPYGRRLRMIVSRFNQELAALRGQPDRSPSMLDAADILGHVEDAMAALKRAADTLRRS; encoded by the coding sequence ATGAATCCATCCACGAGGCCGACACAATTCAACTGGAACCTTCTCAGGGCCTTCGCGGAGATCGCCCGTTACCGCAGCATCACAGAGGCCGCGCACGCGCTTGGCGTGCAACGGCCGACGGTCAGCCAGAAGATCACCGAGCTCGAAAAGATATTGGGCCTCTCGTTGATGGAGCGGCGTTCCGGTAGCGATGGATTCCGCCTCACTCCGTACGGGAGACGGCTGCGCATGATCGTGTCCCGCTTCAATCAGGAGTTAGCGGCGCTGCGCGGGCAGCCGGACCGCTCGCCGTCCATGTTGGATGCGGCAGACATTCTGGGGCACGTGGAAGATGCGATGGCGGCGCTCAAGCGCGCCGCGGATACCCTGCGCCGGTCCTAA
- a CDS encoding helix-turn-helix domain-containing protein, protein MVEKMIGDRLKEERMRIGLSQAEFAALGGLGKQAQLNYESGTRSPDANYLAALAKIGVDVLYVITGERATQSKLPPDVADLVDSFLQLNDIGRAAVQGAINGYLHIGEMTVSGQPSKRIPRIAANRMAKLDAFVEEEVKAAQANVEQTKRQRVSRKRGQISQD, encoded by the coding sequence ATGGTAGAGAAAATGATTGGCGACCGTTTGAAGGAGGAACGGATGCGCATCGGACTAAGCCAGGCAGAGTTCGCTGCGCTGGGTGGGCTGGGAAAGCAGGCGCAACTGAACTACGAATCCGGTACGCGATCACCAGACGCGAACTATCTGGCGGCGCTCGCCAAGATCGGCGTTGACGTGCTGTACGTGATTACTGGCGAGCGTGCGACGCAATCGAAATTGCCGCCTGACGTAGCTGACCTGGTAGACAGCTTTTTGCAACTGAACGACATCGGACGCGCCGCAGTGCAAGGCGCGATCAACGGTTACTTGCACATTGGCGAGATGACCGTGTCTGGCCAACCTTCAAAGCGGATTCCACGGATCGCGGCGAATCGCATGGCGAAGCTGGACGCGTTCGTTGAGGAGGAAGTGAAGGCGGCACAAGCCAATGTGGAGCAGACCAAGCGACAACGCGTATCTCGTAAACGCGGTCAGATCAGTCAAGACTGA
- a CDS encoding GpE family phage tail protein, with product MADIALVFHWSPDVMAAMPLSELMDWRERARERYEQGNE from the coding sequence ATGGCTGACATCGCGCTCGTGTTCCACTGGTCGCCCGACGTGATGGCCGCCATGCCGTTGTCGGAGCTGATGGACTGGCGCGAGCGCGCACGTGAACGCTACGAGCAGGGTAACGAATGA
- a CDS encoding ogr/Delta-like zinc finger family protein, which produces MKLKCHHCGSRAVIRTSRPLSVLVREAYCQCTNIECATTYKIHIAAVHTIAPSLNPNPMVYLPVGKVDRLPQDPRQLSLIDA; this is translated from the coding sequence ATGAAATTGAAGTGCCATCACTGCGGCAGCCGCGCCGTCATTCGGACCAGCCGTCCGCTGTCCGTCCTCGTCCGGGAGGCGTACTGCCAATGCACCAACATCGAGTGCGCGACGACGTACAAGATCCATATTGCCGCCGTCCACACGATCGCGCCGAGCCTCAATCCGAACCCGATGGTCTACCTGCCCGTCGGCAAGGTTGACCGGCTACCGCAGGACCCGCGTCAGCTCTCGCTGATCGACGCCTAA
- a CDS encoding glycosyltransferase family 9 protein has translation MFRLIDHCVARSTSIPYESVPHDPARYLAQASKLTVAKKYLHRRWSLALGGQTALYRDTLPNDARILWLYTGKANFGDATMDMAGRSLLRGTGVKADLLTLPKLRPLFEEDDVFANVFDRVEDVLARDYDAVLLNEFNLPSIRLKRKHFRHLPFACLFGYFYGPDRNQTQFSFAAINHVFGLGLTPARLHALAQPYLGCSDPTERSVDALVPETPYLCIAVGGIEPRRTYDRWPELLSALDAADDLAVPPSVLLLGSDNGRDAADAIGRHTYARFTVRSLVGKLSLLQSRAVIARSAGFVGCDGGLMHVAHTTDAGSVTLFAHAEPMHLRLTPRCKSIGIQSSGAVSDIDVGTVVSALRTKLGTVADYVV, from the coding sequence ATGTTTCGATTGATCGACCATTGTGTCGCACGCTCTACGTCGATTCCTTACGAATCGGTGCCTCATGATCCGGCGCGCTATCTCGCGCAGGCCTCGAAGTTGACCGTCGCGAAAAAATATCTTCACCGCCGATGGTCGCTCGCGCTGGGTGGGCAGACGGCGCTTTATCGCGACACGTTGCCGAACGATGCGCGGATTTTGTGGCTGTACACCGGCAAGGCGAATTTCGGCGACGCGACCATGGACATGGCCGGCCGAAGCCTGCTGCGCGGCACGGGCGTGAAGGCGGATCTGCTGACGCTGCCGAAACTGCGCCCGCTGTTCGAGGAAGACGATGTTTTCGCGAATGTGTTCGACCGCGTGGAAGACGTGCTGGCGCGCGACTACGATGCGGTGCTGCTGAACGAATTCAATCTGCCGTCGATCCGATTGAAGCGCAAGCATTTCAGGCACCTGCCGTTCGCGTGCCTGTTCGGCTACTTCTACGGTCCGGATCGCAATCAGACGCAGTTCAGCTTTGCTGCGATCAATCACGTATTCGGACTCGGTCTGACGCCTGCGCGGCTGCACGCGCTCGCGCAGCCCTACCTCGGTTGCAGCGATCCGACCGAGCGTAGCGTCGACGCGCTCGTGCCCGAAACGCCGTATCTGTGCATCGCGGTCGGCGGCATCGAGCCAAGGCGCACCTATGACCGCTGGCCCGAGTTGTTGTCTGCACTGGATGCGGCGGACGATCTCGCGGTCCCGCCGTCCGTCTTGCTGCTCGGCTCGGACAACGGGCGCGATGCCGCCGACGCGATCGGTCGACACACCTATGCGCGCTTTACCGTGCGCTCTCTGGTGGGGAAGCTGAGCCTGCTGCAATCGCGCGCGGTCATCGCGCGCAGCGCAGGATTCGTGGGGTGCGATGGCGGGCTGATGCATGTCGCGCACACTACCGACGCCGGCTCGGTCACGCTGTTTGCGCACGCGGAGCCCATGCACTTGCGACTTACGCCGCGCTGCAAGTCGATCGGTATCCAGAGCAGCGGTGCGGTCAGCGATATCGATGTCGGCACCGTTGTGTCAGCGTTGCGGACGAAGCTGGGAACGGTGGCGGACTACGTCGTGTGA
- a CDS encoding toprim domain-containing protein, with product MASIDELKQRIDLHDLADRLGLKRGRGGNKALYHSPQHEDKNPSLSIYVNHPKHGTGWRDHSAGVGGSCIDLVIYVRGGTVADAVRYLHDAYGIPLDRSAPTERREKTTVEYIADRCFAERDQVREYLGGRGISAAAIDAAIAARTLGFNTWTSSKVAAGEVGHGGPAAAFIVRAPTDGRVVAVDMRYVDPALNGGVKTQTQGDKAGYGWTADPRRLEKAKRVFIVESAINALSIDTCALPGAAALALRGLGNVDALDFTLLRGKQVVVCMDNDEPFADGHPRAGHRPGPEAAWALYERLTALNISAVLVDQADWLADLADGEKQQKPINDVNDYLQLRGPLELARALEQLEPWLIAGLAGDATRRGRPRISLPPHDFAQYWRFRVRPDFTSYITKMDRNEESGVETPVMTDLCGFRIAGMSRVSVASATSTMTGDADQAPTVYFAVSVQAPRHGAQLIRRVMLDDQLHNVDQWGKFGPIWAPAPFKRMVNILERGADLGARQAANFVGLAWREGRLIVNEGPDCYFTEADKQCPYHNLTFPSGPISDARRVISAYQTTFKQNAATIPLVWALGGHLKALLGFWPHITIQANKGAGKSTLIKRLERSLAFTMFSGQSLQTEFRLLTSISHTSHPVGWEELSARRQDVIDKAVGLLQENYQYTVTRRGADMTEYLLCAPVMLAGEDVPVRSLLGKLVRTTLTGKRGPLLPDDLPRFPVRQWLEFLAGLDKRAVLDQYAMLRDKALANCRASGEDDGAKRMAGNYAAVALAWRYLCEFAGMDPTEGDFPRDLLAEMNGHIAETSADREPWVWIMETVLSEIDGGNYKHPYTFDMVDGEFCLLLRTGHVMDHIAHTSALRDKWNALPVKSDRVFKAQLKHAGVVVGEKEVERRIYTRRVPYLTPISLERLAGFGLHVSVREDLATDAAEQRGSA from the coding sequence ATGGCCTCGATCGACGAACTGAAACAACGCATCGACCTGCACGACCTCGCCGATCGCCTCGGTCTCAAGCGCGGCCGCGGCGGCAACAAGGCGCTCTACCACTCGCCGCAGCACGAGGACAAAAACCCGTCCCTGTCGATCTACGTGAATCACCCGAAGCATGGCACGGGCTGGCGCGATCACAGCGCCGGCGTCGGCGGCTCGTGCATCGATCTGGTCATATATGTGCGCGGCGGCACCGTCGCGGACGCTGTCCGCTACCTGCACGATGCGTACGGCATTCCGCTCGACCGGTCGGCGCCGACCGAGCGCCGTGAGAAAACGACCGTCGAATACATCGCCGATCGGTGCTTCGCGGAGCGCGACCAGGTCCGCGAATACCTCGGCGGCCGCGGCATTTCGGCCGCGGCGATCGACGCCGCGATCGCCGCACGCACGCTCGGCTTCAACACGTGGACGAGCTCGAAAGTTGCCGCCGGCGAAGTCGGGCACGGCGGGCCGGCCGCCGCGTTCATCGTGCGGGCTCCGACCGACGGCCGCGTCGTCGCCGTCGACATGCGCTACGTGGATCCCGCACTGAACGGCGGCGTCAAAACGCAGACGCAGGGCGACAAGGCGGGCTACGGCTGGACCGCGGATCCCCGGCGACTGGAGAAGGCGAAGCGCGTATTCATCGTCGAAAGCGCGATCAACGCGCTGTCGATCGACACGTGTGCTCTGCCCGGCGCGGCCGCGCTCGCGCTGCGCGGCCTCGGCAACGTTGACGCGCTGGACTTCACTCTGCTGCGAGGCAAGCAGGTTGTGGTCTGCATGGACAACGACGAGCCATTCGCTGACGGCCATCCGCGCGCCGGCCACCGTCCCGGCCCCGAAGCAGCGTGGGCGCTCTACGAACGGCTCACCGCCTTGAACATCAGCGCCGTGCTCGTCGACCAGGCTGACTGGCTCGCCGACCTCGCGGACGGGGAGAAGCAGCAGAAGCCCATCAACGACGTCAACGACTACCTGCAGCTGCGCGGCCCGCTCGAACTCGCGCGTGCGCTCGAGCAGCTGGAGCCGTGGCTGATCGCCGGCCTCGCCGGCGACGCCACACGCCGCGGCCGGCCGCGCATCTCTCTGCCGCCGCACGACTTCGCACAGTACTGGCGCTTCCGCGTGCGACCCGACTTCACCAGCTACATCACGAAGATGGACCGCAACGAGGAATCGGGCGTCGAGACACCGGTGATGACGGATCTGTGCGGTTTCCGCATCGCCGGCATGAGCCGCGTGTCGGTCGCGAGTGCGACATCGACGATGACGGGCGACGCCGACCAGGCGCCGACTGTGTACTTCGCCGTGTCGGTGCAGGCGCCGCGCCACGGCGCGCAGCTCATTCGCCGCGTGATGCTCGACGACCAACTGCACAACGTCGACCAGTGGGGCAAGTTCGGCCCGATCTGGGCGCCGGCGCCGTTCAAGCGCATGGTCAATATCCTGGAGCGCGGCGCCGACCTCGGTGCGCGGCAGGCCGCGAATTTCGTGGGGCTCGCGTGGCGCGAGGGCCGGCTCATCGTCAACGAAGGCCCGGATTGCTACTTCACCGAAGCGGACAAGCAGTGTCCGTATCACAACCTCACGTTCCCGAGCGGCCCGATCAGTGACGCGCGCCGCGTCATCAGCGCCTACCAGACAACGTTCAAACAGAACGCCGCGACGATCCCGCTCGTCTGGGCGCTCGGCGGTCATCTGAAGGCACTGCTCGGCTTCTGGCCGCATATCACGATCCAGGCGAACAAGGGCGCTGGCAAATCGACGCTCATCAAGCGTCTGGAACGGTCGCTCGCGTTCACGATGTTCTCGGGCCAGTCGCTGCAGACCGAATTCCGCCTGCTGACCAGCATCAGCCATACGAGCCATCCGGTCGGCTGGGAAGAACTGTCGGCACGCCGGCAGGACGTGATCGACAAGGCGGTCGGCCTGCTGCAGGAAAACTATCAGTACACCGTCACGCGCCGCGGCGCGGACATGACCGAATACCTGCTGTGCGCGCCGGTGATGCTCGCCGGCGAGGACGTGCCCGTGCGCAGCCTGCTCGGCAAGCTCGTACGCACGACGCTCACCGGCAAGCGCGGCCCGCTGCTGCCCGACGACCTGCCGCGCTTTCCGGTACGGCAGTGGCTCGAATTTCTCGCCGGGCTCGACAAGCGCGCCGTGCTCGACCAGTACGCGATGCTGCGCGACAAGGCGTTGGCCAACTGCCGCGCGAGCGGTGAGGACGACGGCGCGAAACGCATGGCCGGCAACTATGCGGCCGTCGCGCTCGCCTGGCGCTACCTGTGCGAGTTCGCCGGCATGGATCCGACGGAAGGCGACTTCCCGCGCGATCTGCTCGCTGAAATGAACGGCCACATCGCCGAGACGAGCGCCGACCGGGAACCTTGGGTCTGGATCATGGAAACCGTGCTGTCGGAAATCGACGGCGGCAACTACAAGCACCCGTACACGTTCGACATGGTCGACGGCGAGTTCTGCCTACTGCTGCGCACCGGGCACGTGATGGACCACATCGCGCACACGAGCGCGCTGCGCGACAAATGGAACGCCCTGCCGGTGAAGTCGGACCGCGTGTTCAAGGCGCAACTCAAGCACGCCGGCGTCGTGGTTGGCGAGAAGGAAGTCGAGCGGCGCATCTATACCCGTCGCGTGCCGTACCTCACGCCGATCTCGCTCGAGCGCCTGGCCGGCTTCGGGCTGCACGTGTCGGTTCGCGAAGATCTGGCGACCGACGCGGCCGAGCAACGAGGCAGCGCATGA
- a CDS encoding tyrosine-type recombinase/integrase, which yields MGRKRKSNELGLPDRVYPKHGAFYYVHRDGRWERLGTDLAEAKRKGNLYNDPDSTYGTMSYFLDEFVVHCEKRVQLGYLKPRTYEDYKRDVEPLKVYFGRMTPASVEPKHVGAYLDLCAENGRPVRGNREKACLSSCFTWLIRTGKGSVKLNPCLGVKRNKETKRERYVEHDEYRAVWAVAAPQVRGLLDLTYRTLQRPEDIIAWGPANIVQKREPDGSVRRVIRNDQGKTGAIVDIAVTPEIDAILNYLKATGPTPGPGTTWIRKRNGEPYSYSGLTSMLHRYIAKVNRARETKGLTPFQSFGPYDMKAKGATDMWLSGVPLERIQVLCGHDSVTTTEIYVKCRWRGTVEPNRQHAAV from the coding sequence ATGGGGCGCAAACGAAAAAGTAACGAATTGGGACTGCCAGACCGGGTCTACCCGAAACATGGCGCGTTTTACTACGTGCATCGCGACGGGCGCTGGGAACGCCTTGGAACTGATCTGGCTGAGGCGAAACGAAAAGGCAATCTGTACAACGACCCTGATTCGACCTACGGCACAATGTCTTACTTCCTTGACGAATTCGTCGTGCATTGCGAGAAGCGGGTACAGCTCGGCTACCTCAAGCCCCGAACGTACGAGGACTATAAGCGGGACGTCGAACCGCTGAAGGTCTACTTCGGCCGCATGACGCCGGCCAGCGTCGAACCGAAACATGTCGGTGCCTATCTCGACCTGTGCGCGGAAAACGGTCGTCCGGTCCGCGGCAATCGCGAGAAAGCTTGCTTGTCGTCATGCTTCACCTGGCTTATTCGAACCGGCAAGGGGAGCGTTAAGCTGAACCCGTGCCTTGGCGTCAAACGGAACAAGGAAACGAAGCGAGAAAGGTATGTCGAACACGACGAGTATCGAGCCGTGTGGGCGGTCGCGGCACCTCAAGTACGCGGCCTGCTTGATCTGACATATCGAACGCTGCAGCGCCCAGAGGACATTATCGCGTGGGGACCGGCGAACATCGTTCAGAAGCGCGAGCCGGACGGGTCAGTACGCCGCGTAATCCGCAACGACCAGGGTAAAACCGGCGCCATCGTCGACATCGCCGTAACACCCGAAATCGACGCAATTCTGAACTATCTGAAGGCTACCGGTCCCACCCCCGGGCCTGGGACAACGTGGATTCGCAAGCGCAACGGCGAACCTTACAGTTACTCCGGGCTCACATCAATGCTGCACCGTTACATCGCGAAGGTGAACCGCGCTCGCGAAACGAAGGGGCTTACTCCGTTTCAGTCGTTCGGACCTTACGACATGAAAGCAAAGGGGGCAACAGATATGTGGCTCTCTGGCGTGCCGCTCGAGCGCATCCAGGTATTGTGTGGGCACGACTCCGTGACGACGACTGAAATTTACGTCAAGTGCCGATGGCGAGGCACGGTCGAGCCCAACCGGCAGCACGCGGCCGTCTAA
- a CDS encoding phage tail assembly protein: MQSKQSAVITLDTPIKRGEQEIAAVTLMKPLAGALRGVALTDVLQLDVIALSKVLPRISDPVLTTQDVLRLDPADLVQLGTEVAGFLVPNSSKADVSLEPSTT, translated from the coding sequence ATGCAATCCAAGCAATCCGCCGTCATTACGCTCGATACGCCGATCAAACGCGGCGAGCAGGAAATCGCTGCCGTCACGCTGATGAAGCCGCTCGCCGGCGCGCTGCGCGGCGTCGCGCTCACCGACGTGCTGCAGCTGGATGTGATCGCGTTGTCGAAAGTGTTGCCGCGCATCAGCGATCCTGTTTTGACCACGCAGGATGTGCTACGCCTGGACCCGGCCGATCTGGTGCAGCTCGGCACGGAGGTGGCTGGTTTTTTGGTGCCCAACTCGTCGAAGGCGGACGTCTCCCTCGAACCGTCGACGACGTGA
- a CDS encoding O-antigen ligase family protein, translated as MSPDGAVNPIDHLPYPRRIAPAIACDRQRHRGGACSQRRGSPLAGKDRACLRRRGGHQANLNFRFLPEPVLRRDCLSSPARLPSRDERPPLAAVAAYIVIAAAPLFLVTIRGWSSAVLFVAALCAAVALAQRRASPFVAVAERPATMRMAIVLLLPVASILISSAFRGKFAAPMFDSPSRFAAAIPILLLVVHYRFSVGRWLQYTIPLGLVVTFVQLHFFEGPHFWDGDRMATYFADPLTFGQYMMTLGLMSLASINLFGKDRPPLIAFKCAAAALGFYLSIRSGSRTGWLAMPIVIAYLALPRHRQLRARNVALALGVVAVLLVSSYEFSQTVRDRIDAAQQDYASYHFSGIAPDTSAGLRITFLRIGTYLAATHPLGGLGDTGFESALKAPELAAFASPYARSFALHAGFHNELMTNAVRSGIWGILSTLALFIVPMVIFVRAIRSPDRDRVANGTMGLVFMICQIVSGMTTEVFNLKFTASFSAIFIAALCGASIIRYGKE; from the coding sequence ATGTCGCCGGATGGCGCAGTCAATCCAATCGACCATTTGCCGTATCCGCGCCGCATCGCGCCCGCCATCGCCTGCGATAGGCAACGCCATCGAGGTGGCGCATGCAGCCAACGGCGCGGTTCGCCGCTTGCCGGCAAGGATCGCGCTTGCCTACGTCGACGGGGCGGTCACCAAGCCAATCTCAATTTCAGATTTCTTCCGGAGCCCGTGTTGAGGCGTGATTGCTTGTCGTCCCCCGCCCGGCTACCCAGTCGTGATGAACGCCCGCCGCTCGCAGCCGTCGCAGCCTACATCGTGATTGCAGCCGCCCCGCTGTTCCTCGTCACCATTCGTGGCTGGAGCAGCGCGGTCCTGTTTGTCGCGGCGCTCTGTGCCGCCGTTGCCTTGGCGCAGCGACGCGCATCGCCCTTCGTCGCAGTCGCGGAACGGCCGGCCACGATGCGCATGGCGATCGTGCTGCTGCTTCCGGTCGCATCGATCCTGATCAGCTCGGCTTTCCGCGGCAAATTCGCCGCACCGATGTTCGACAGCCCGTCCCGCTTCGCCGCCGCGATCCCGATTCTGCTGCTGGTCGTGCACTATCGGTTCAGCGTCGGCCGGTGGCTGCAGTACACGATTCCGCTCGGGCTGGTCGTCACGTTCGTGCAGCTCCACTTCTTCGAAGGCCCCCATTTCTGGGACGGCGACCGGATGGCGACGTACTTCGCGGATCCGCTGACGTTCGGTCAATACATGATGACGCTCGGACTGATGAGCCTCGCGTCGATCAATCTGTTCGGCAAGGACCGCCCGCCGCTGATCGCGTTCAAGTGCGCGGCTGCCGCGCTCGGGTTCTATCTGTCGATTCGCTCGGGCAGCCGCACCGGCTGGCTGGCGATGCCGATCGTGATCGCCTATCTCGCGCTGCCGCGGCATCGCCAATTGCGCGCACGCAACGTCGCGTTGGCACTCGGCGTCGTGGCCGTGCTACTGGTTTCCAGCTACGAGTTCTCGCAGACGGTCCGCGACCGCATCGACGCCGCGCAGCAAGACTACGCGAGCTACCACTTTTCGGGCATTGCGCCCGACACGTCCGCGGGGCTGCGCATCACCTTCCTGCGCATTGGCACCTATCTCGCGGCGACGCATCCGCTCGGCGGACTCGGAGACACGGGTTTCGAGTCGGCGCTGAAGGCGCCCGAACTCGCGGCATTCGCTTCTCCGTATGCGCGCAGCTTCGCCCTGCATGCGGGCTTTCACAACGAGCTGATGACGAATGCGGTACGCTCCGGCATCTGGGGGATCCTGTCGACGCTCGCCTTGTTCATCGTACCGATGGTCATTTTCGTGCGGGCCATCCGCTCGCCCGACCGCGATCGCGTCGCCAATGGCACGATGGGCCTCGTGTTCATGATCTGCCAGATTGTGAGCGGCATGACGACCGAGGTGTTCAACCTCAAATTTACGGCCAGCTTCAGTGCGATTTTCATCGCAGCGTTGTGCGGTGCCTCGATCATTCGCTATGGAAAAGAATAA
- a CDS encoding DUF4224 domain-containing protein: MAIDGKKSIYKSVRYTKNQRKPRIHELRCVWFLFVTVIAMQNLDQAPSSFRYDAANVLPPFLTDAELRRIAEPLRQPAAIMRWFKRAGFEVKKKPNGMPLVSRAHFEQVMCGRAVASDIDRGTGDCSPDTAALLQRFARSNKKKAN, encoded by the coding sequence ATGGCAATTGATGGCAAAAAATCTATTTATAAATCAGTGCGTTACACCAAAAACCAGCGCAAACCACGAATCCACGAGTTGCGCTGCGTGTGGTTCCTTTTTGTGACAGTGATTGCGATGCAGAATCTTGACCAGGCACCGTCGAGCTTTCGCTACGACGCAGCAAACGTGTTGCCACCTTTTCTCACTGATGCCGAGCTACGTCGAATCGCCGAGCCGCTGCGCCAACCGGCCGCGATTATGCGGTGGTTCAAGCGAGCGGGTTTTGAGGTGAAAAAGAAACCGAACGGAATGCCGCTCGTGTCGCGCGCGCATTTCGAGCAAGTCATGTGCGGACGAGCAGTCGCAAGCGATATCGATCGCGGCACGGGTGATTGCTCGCCGGATACCGCTGCATTGCTACAACGGTTCGCACGCAGCAACAAGAAGAAGGCAAATTAA